A single window of Vigna unguiculata cultivar IT97K-499-35 chromosome 1, ASM411807v1, whole genome shotgun sequence DNA harbors:
- the LOC114191445 gene encoding pectinesterase-like, whose product MLPHIPCILSAVHLLLLFTVTQFSITAEATRALEQTQLHFHVANSTCEGTLYPDLCVSTLTSFPDLTSKTVPEMICSVVNHTIYEVTLSSSNCSGLRKKLPGLNKLEQRALDDCLDLFDETVEELKTTVADLSQTTIGSKRYHDSQTLLSGAMTNLYTCLDGFAYSKGHVREKIEEGLLEISHLVSNSLAMLKKVPEKKKQSKNEIFPEYGKMKDGFPSWVSPKDRKLLQAPVNETKFNLVVAKDGTGNFTTISEAVAAAPNSSATRFVIHIKAGAYFENVEVIRRKTNLMWVGDGIGKTVVKASRNVVDGWTTFQSATVAVVGDGFIAKGITFENSAGPSKHQAVALRSGADFSAFYQCSFVAYQDTLYVHSLRQFYRECDVYGTVDFIFGNAAAVLQNCNLYARKPNPNQRNLFTAQGREDPNQNTGISIINCKVAAAADLIPVKSEFRNYLGRPWKKYSRTVYLNSLMEDLIDPAGWLEWDGNFALDTLYYGEYNNRGPGANTSRRVTWPGYRVITNSTEASQFTVANFIQGNEWLNSYGIPFFSGLS is encoded by the exons ATGCTACCTCACATACCCTGCATTCTCTCCGCGGTTCATCTTCTACTCCTTTTTACAGTAACCCAGTTCAGCATCACCGCAGAAGCAACCAGAGCTCTGGAACAAACCCAGCTCCATTTCCATGTAGCAAACTCCACATGCGAGGGAACACTCTACCCGGACCTCTGTGTCTCAACCCTTACCTCTTTCCCGGATCTCACCTCAAAAACCGTACCAGAAATGATATGTTCTGTCGTGAACCACACCATATACGAGGTCACATTGTCCTCCTCCAACTGCAGCGGTCTCCGAAAGAAGCTCCCGGGTCTCAACAAACTGGAACAGCGAGCTCTCGACGACTGCCTCGACCTCTTCGACGAAACCGTGGAGGAGCTCAAAACCACCGTGGCGGATCTCTCCCAAACCACAATAGGGTCGAAGCGTTACCACGACTCGCAGACTCTCTTAAGCGGCGCCATGACCAACCTCTACACGTGTCTGGATGGCTTTGCTTACAGCAAAGGGCACGTGAGGGAGAAGATTGAAGAGGGGCTGCTGGAGATTTCGCATCTCGTGAGCAACTCCTTGGCCATGCTGAAGAAAGTGCCGGAAAAGAAGAAACAGTCTAAGAACGAGATTTTTCCCGAATATGGAAAGATGAAAGACGGGTTCCCGTCGTGGGTTTCCCCTAAAGACCGGAAGTTGCTTCAAGCTCCGGTGAATGAAACGAAGTTCAACCTTGTTGTGGCCAAAGATGGCACTGGCAACTTCACCACTATATCTGAAGCAGTGGCTGCAGCTCCAAACTCCAGCGCAACCAG ATTTGTGATACACATAAAAGCTGGGGCATACTTCGAGAACGTGGAGGTAATAAGGAGGAAGACGAATCTGATGTGGGTCGGAGATGGAATTGGAAAGACTGTTGTGAAGGCAAGCAGGAACGTTGTTGATGGCTGGACTACTTTCCAATCTGCCACTGTCG CTGTGGTTGGAGACGGATTCATAGCAAAAGGTATAACCTTTGAGAACTCGGCCGGGCCCAGCAAACACCAAGCGGTGGCTCTAAGAAGCGGTGCAGACTTCTCGGCCTTCTACCAGTGCAGCTTTGTGGCCTACCAAGACACGCTCTACGTCCACTCTCTGCGTCAATTCTACCGCGAATGCGACGTTTATGGAACCGTGGACTTCATCTTTGGTAACGCTGCGGCGGTGCTCCAGAACTGCAACTTGTACGCGCGCAAGCCTAATCCAAACCAGAGGAACCTGTTCACCGCACAAGGCAGAGAAGACCCGAACCAAAACACGGGTATTTCCATCATCAACTGCAAGGTTGCAGCAGCTGCTGATTTGATCCCTGTGAAATCTGAGTTCAGGAATTACCTGGGTCGTCCCTGGAAGAAGTATTCGAGGACGGTTTATCTGAATTCTTTGATGGAGGATCTGATAGACCCTGCAGGGTGGTTGGAATGGGATGGGAACTTTGCATTGGATACTTTGTATTATGGAGAGTACAACAATAGAGGTCCTGGTGCAAATACAAGTCGCAGAGTTACGTGGCCTGGTTATAGGGTCATCACCAACTCCACCGAGGCAAGCCAGTTCACCGTTGCAAATTTCATTCAAGGCAATGAATGGTTGAACTCCTATGGCATTCCATTCTTCTCTGGCTTGAGTTGA
- the LOC114177702 gene encoding LOW QUALITY PROTEIN: endoglucanase 17-like (The sequence of the model RefSeq protein was modified relative to this genomic sequence to represent the inferred CDS: inserted 1 base in 1 codon), translated as MTFSLFSSLLFLLSTFSTLSHSLAPHSHHQPHSATHNYRDALTKSIIFFEGQRSGKLPSNQRMSWRRDSALSDGSAMNVDLVGGYYDAGDNVKFGFPMAFTTTMLSWSVIEFGGVMKGELQNAREAIRWGTDYLLKATAHPDTIYVQVGDAEKDHACWERPEDMDTPRSVFKVDKNNPGSDVAAETAAALAAASLAFKKTDPAYSKTLVRRAIRVFQFADKYRGSYSNGLKSVVCPFYCSYSGYQDELLWGAAWLHKATKNPMYLNYIQVNGQTLGAADSDNTFGWDNKHVGARILLSKEFLVRKVQSLHDYKGHADNFICSVIPGSSSSRFTPGGLLFKMGDSNMQYVTSTSFILLTYAKYLTKAHVVVNCGGATVTPKRLRVIAKKQVDYLLGENPLKMSYMVGXGPRYPRRIHHRGSSLPSIGVHPGKIQCSAGFSVMNSESPNPNTLVGAVVGGPDLNDRFPDERSDYEQSEPATYINAPLVGSLAYLAHSFGQL; from the exons ATgactttttctctcttttcttctcttcttttccttctttctaCCTTTTCCACCCTTTCTCACTCCCTCGCTCCCCATTCCCACCACCAACCTCACTCTGCCACACACAACTACAGAGATGCTCTCACAAAATCCATCATCTTTTTTGAGGGTCAGAGGTCAGGGAAGCTCCCTTCTAACCAGAGGATGTCTTGGAGGAGGGACTCTGCTCTATCTGATGGCTCCGCCATGAAT GTTGATTTGGTTGGAGGGTACTACGATGCTGGGGACAATGTGAAGTTTGGTTTTCCCATGGCCTTCACCACCACCATGCTTTCTTGGAGTGTTATCGAGTTTGGTGGGGTGATGAAAGGTGAGTTGCAGAATGCCAGAGAGGCCATTCGTTGGGGCACAGATTATCTTCTTAAAGCTACTGCTCATCCAGACACCATTTATGTCCAG gtggGAGATGCTGAGAAGGACCACGCTTGTTGGGAGAGGCCTGAGGACATGGACACCCCAAGAAGTGTTTTCAAAGTAGACAAAAACAACCCTGGTTCAGATGTGGCTGCAGAAACTGCTGCGGCTCTTGCAGCTGCTTCTCTGGCTTTCAAGAAAACTGACCCAGCCTATTCCAAAACTTTGGTTAGGAGGGCTATTCGT GTTTTCCAGTTTGCTGATAAATACAGGGGATCCTACAGCAATGGCTTGAAGTCCGTTGTGTGCCCCTTTTATTGCTCCTACTCTGGTTATCAG GATGAACTGTTGTGGGGAGCTGCTTGGCTTCACAAGGCTACTAAGAACCCAATGTACCTAAACTACATTCAAGTCAATGGACAGACCCTTGGGGCTGCAGATTCTGATAATACCTTTGGATGGGATAACAAGCATGTTGGAGCAAGGATACTGCTTTCTAAG GAATTTCTTGTTCGGAAGGTGCAATCCCTGCATGACTACAAGGGACATGCAGACAATTTTATCTGTTCTGTTATCCCTGGTTCCTCCTCTTCTCGATTCACCCCAG GTGGACTTCTGTTCAAGATGGGTGATAGCAACATGCAGTATGTGACTTCCACCTCCTTCATACTCTTAACTTACGCTAAGTATTTAACCAAAGCCCATGTGGTTGTGAACTGCGGTGGAGCCACGGTGACTCCAAAGAGACTACGTGTTATAGCCAAGAAACAG GTGGATTACTTGTTAGGAGAGAACCCCTTGAAGATGTCGTACATGGTGG ATGGTCCACGGTATCCGCGAAGGATACACCACAGGGGCTCATCGCTGCCGTCCATTGGTGTTCACCCTGGCAAGATCCAATGCTCGGCAGGGTTCAGTGTGATGAATTCAGAATCACCCAATCCCAATACTCTAGTGGGTGCCGTTGTTGGAGGACCGGATCTGAATGATCGGTTCCCTGATGAACGGTCAGATTACGAGCAATCAGAGCCTGCTACTTATATCAACGCACCTCTTGTGGGATCGCTTGCTTATCTTGCACACTCTTTTGGCCAACTCTAG
- the LOC114185026 gene encoding LOW QUALITY PROTEIN: sucrose synthase 2-like (The sequence of the model RefSeq protein was modified relative to this genomic sequence to represent the inferred CDS: inserted 1 base in 1 codon): MAAQPKPKLGRLPSIRDRVEDTLSAHRNELISLLSRYVAQGKGILQPHNLIDELDNIPGDDQAKVDLKNGPFGEIIRAAQEAIVLPPFVAIGVRPRPGVWEYVRVNVSELSVEQLSIAEYLSFKEELVDGKNTDNFVLELDFEPFNASFPRPSRSSSIGNGVQFLNRHLSSIMFRNKDSLDPLLDFLRAHKYKGHALMLNDRIQNISKLQTALAKTEDYLSKIPRETPYSDFEYELQGMGFERGWGDNAERVLETMHLLLDILQAPDPSTLETFLGRVPMVFNVVILSPHGFFGQANVLGLPDTGGQVVYILDQVRALENEMLLRIKKQGLDFTPRILIVTRLIPDAKGTTCNQRLERVSGTEHTHILRVPFRSESGTLRKWISRFDVWPYLETYSEDVASEIAAELQGYPDFIIGNYSDGNLVASLLAYKMGVTQCTIAHALEKTKYPDSDIYWKKFDEKYHFSCQFTADLIAMNNADFIITSTYQEIAGTKNTVGQYESHTGFTLPGLYRVVHGIDXFDPKFNIVSPGADMSMYFPYSETQNRLTSLHGSIEQLLYDPTQTDEHIGTLKDKSKPIIFSMARLDRVKNMTGLVELFAKSSKLRELVNLVVVAGYIDVKKSSDREEIAEIEKMHGLIKEYNLNGDFRWIAAQTNRARNGELYRYIADTQGAFVQPAFYEAFGLTVVESMTCGLPTFATSNGGPAEIIEHGISGFHIDPYHPDQASELLIEFFQTCKKDPSHWKKISDGGLKRIYESYTWKIYSERLLTLAGVYSFWKYVSKLERRETRRYLEMFYILKFRDLAKSVPLAKDDA; this comes from the exons ATGGCTGCTCAACCAAAACCAAAACTTGGTCGGCTTCCAAGCATCAGAGATCGAGTTGAAGACACTCTCTCTGCTCATCGTAACGAACTCATTTCTCTTCTCTCCAG GTATGTGGCTCAGGGGAAAGGGATTCTGCAACCTCATAACTTAATTGATGAACTTGACAACATCCCTGGGGACGATCAAGCAAAGGTGGATCTTAAAAATGGTCCCTTCGGTGAAATTATCAGGGCTGCTCAG GAAGCCATAGTTTTGCCTCCTTTTGTGGCAATAGGAGTTCGTCCAAGACCTGGTGTCTGGGAATATGTCCGTGTTAATGTCTCTGAACTCAGCGTGGAGCAATTAAGCATTGCTGAATATCTGAGCTTTAAGGAAGAACTTGTGGATGGAAA GAATACTGACAATTTTGTACTGGAACTTGATTTCGAGCCATTTAATGCCTCATTCCCTCGTCCATCCCGTTCATCATCCATTGGCAATGGTGTCCAATTTCTCAATCGCCACCTTTCATCCATTATGTTCCGCAACAAAGATTCCTTGGACCCCTTGCTTGATTTCCTCCGAGCTCACAAGTATAAGGGCCAT GCTCTGATGTTAAATGACAGAATACAGAACATTTCCAAACTCCAGACTGCTCTGGCCAAGACTGAGGATTATCTTTCTAAGATTCCACGTGAAACACCCTATTCAGATTTTGAATATGA GTTACAAGGAATGGGTTTTGAGAGAGGTTGGGGTGATAATGCTGAAAGGGTATTGGAAACGATGCATCTGCTACTGGATATCCTTCAAGCTCCTGATCCTTCTACTCTCGAGACTTTCCTTGGCAGAGTGCCAATGGTATTCAATGTTGTTATATTGTCTCCTCATGGCTTCTTCGGACAAGCCAATGTCTTGGGTTTGCCTGACACCGGTGGCCAG GTTGTTTATATCCTAGATCAAGTGCGTGCCCTTGAGAATGAGATGCTCCTTCGGATTAAGAAACAAGGACTAGATTTCACTCCCAGAATTCTGATT GTTACCAGGCTAATACCCGATGCAAAGGGGACAACTTGCAACCAACGACTAGAAAGAGTGAGTGGTACCGAGCACACTCATATTTTGCGAGTTCCATTCAGATCGGAGTCAGGAACTCTCCGTAAATGGATTTCAAGGTTTGATGTGTGGCCTTATCTAGAGACTTATTCAGAG GACGTGGCCAGTGAAATTGCTGCTGAGTTACAAGGTTATCCCGACTTCATCATTGGAAACTACAGTGATGGAAATCTTGTTGCATCTTTATTGGCTTATAAAATGGGAGTTACACAG TGCACCATCGCCCATGCACTTGAGAAGACAAAATATCCGGATTCAGATATATACTGGaagaaatttgatgaaaaatatcACTTTTCATGCCAGTTCACTGCTGATTTAATAGCCATGAATAACGCTGATTTTATCATCACCAGTACCTACCAAGAGATTGCAGGAAC GAAAAACACAGTTGGACAGTATGAGAGCCACACTGGTTTTACTCTTCCTGGGCTCTATAGGGTTGTCCATGGCATTG GTTTTGATCCCAAGTTCAATATTGTTTCTCCTGGAGCAGATATGTCAATGTATTTCCCCTACTCCGAAACGCAGAACAGGCTTACATCCCTGCACGGTTCCATTGAACAGCTACTGTATGATCCAACACAGACTGATGAGCACAT TGGAACACTGAAGGACAAGTCAAAGCCCATAATTTTCTCCATGGCAAGGCTAGACAGAGTGAAGAACATGACAGGATTGGTTGAGTTATTTGCTAAGAGCAGCAAATTGAGGGAACTGGTGAACCTTGTTGTAGTGGCTGGTTACATCGATGTAAAGAAGTCCAGCGACAGAGAAGAAATTGCAGAAATTGAGAAGATGCACGGTCTCATCAAAGAGTACAACTTAAATGGTGATTTCCGTTGGATTGCTGCCCAAACAAACAGGGCACGTAACGGGGAGCTTTATCGCTACATAGCAGACACACAAGGTGCTTTCGTTCAG CCTGCGTTCTATGAAGCTTTTGGGCTTACAGTTGTGGAATCCATGACCTGTGGACTCCCCACATTTGCTACTTCCAACGGTGGTCCTGCTGAGATCATCGAGCATGGTATATCAGGATTTCACATCGATCCTTATCACCCTGATCAAGCTTCAGAGCTATTGATTGAATTCTTCCAGACCTGCAAGAAAGACCCAAGCCATTGGAAGAAAATCTCTGATGGTGGTCtgaaaagaatttatgaaag CTACACTTGGAAGATTTATTCCGAAAGACTCTTGACCTTGGCGGGAGTTTACAGTTTCTGGAAATACGTTTCCAAATTGGAGAGGCGTGAAACTCGACGATATCTTGAGATGTTCTATATCCTTAAGTTCCGTGATTTG GCAAAATCTGTTCCCCTAGCAAAAGATGATGCATAA
- the LOC114194855 gene encoding LOW QUALITY PROTEIN: putative GTP diphosphokinase RSH1, chloroplastic (The sequence of the model RefSeq protein was modified relative to this genomic sequence to represent the inferred CDS: deleted 2 bases in 1 codon), giving the protein MASASSMSVSLECVNACKLWRGDGSGKFDCSLLSCAWKAPRVLSGFLASTAHPPHQCSDLSNGRNGRRNRYNFGCEAFSVGGSCSDEPLGIVLFEGLSRSNMSQIAPRRGQLCCSSAFSSDTATEFSPKSLWEDLKPAISYLSSKELELVHNAFMLAFKAHDGQKRRSGEPFIIHPVEVARILGELELDWESIAAGLLHDTVEDTNVVTFERIEEEFGATVRHIVEGETKVSKLGKLKYKNENDSVQDVKAEDLRQMFLAMTEEVRVIIVKLADRLHNMRTLSHMPPHKQASIAMETLQVFAPLAKLLGMYQIKSELENLSFMYTNAEDYAKVKRRVAELYKEHEKELLEANKILMKKIQDDQFLDLLTVKTEVRAVCKEPYSIYKAVLKSKSSISEINQIAQLRIVIKPKPCIGVGPLCNPQQICYHVLGLIHGIWTPIPRSVKDYIATPKPNGYQSLHTTVIPFLYESMFRLEVQIRTEEMDLIAERGIAAHYSGREFVTGLVGSATPSGKSSRGKTVCLNNANIALRIGWLNAIREWQEEFVGNMSSREFVDTITRDLLGSRVFVFTPRGEIKNLPQGASVIDYAYMIHTEIGNKMVAAKVNGNLVSPTHVLANAEVVEIITYNALSSKSAFQRHKQWLQHAKTRSARHKIMKFLREQAARSASDITTEAVNDFVTDSGDSESEERSKGSSGSKYPWGKTFVNGEEISTSTKIETVLQGKNGSVWVPKVNGKHNKHVQRESFNGKGETLLQGNLVAKMIQVNIPRYKEVLPGLESWQAQKIASWHNMEGHSIQWLSVVCIDRRGMMAEVTTVLSTAGISICSCVAEIDGGRGMAVMVFHVEGNLENLVSACSKVDLILGVLGWSTGCSWPSLVEERGVLEC; this is encoded by the exons atggcCTCTGCATCCTCCATGTCAG TTTCTTTAGAATGCGTGAATGCCTGCAAGCTGTGGAGAGGGGACGGAAGCGGAAAATTCGACTGTAGTCTTCTTTCTTGCGCGTGGAAAGCTCCGAGGGTTCTCAGTGGGTTTCTTGCGAGCACTGCTCATCCTCCTCACCAGTGTTCGGACTTGTCCAACGGACGTAATGGACGAAGGAACCGgtataatttt GGATGTGAAGCTTTTAGTGTAGGTGGTTCATGTTCCGATGAACCACTTGGTATTGTACTTTTTGAAGGATTGTCTAGGTCAAACATGTCCCAAATTGCTCCTAGAAGAGGACAATTATGTTGTTCTTCAGCCTTCTCTTCGGACACTGCCACTGAGTTTTCCCCAAAAAGTTTGTGGGAG GATCTTAAACCTGCTATTTCGTACCTGTCTTCAAAAGAACTGGAGTTAGTCCACAATGCTTTTATG TTGGCATTTAAAGCTCACGATGGTCAGAAAAGACGAAGCGGTGAACCCTTCATCATTCACCCAGTCGAGGTTGCACGTATTCTTGGAGAACTT GAACTTGATTGGGAGTCAATTGCTGCTGGATTACTTCATGATACAGTTGAGGATACAAATGTCGTTACTTTTGAGAGGATAGAGGAGGAGTTTGGTGCTACCGTTCGCCACATTGTGGAAGGAGAGACCAAG GTATCAAAACTTGGAAAGTTGAAGTATAAGAATGAAAATGATTCCGTTCAAGATGTGAAAGCAGAAGATCTTCGGCAAATGTTTCTAGCTATGACAGAGGAG GTTCGTGTTATAATTGTCAAATTAGCAGACAGGTTGCATAACATGCGTACGCTATCGCATATGCCTCCACATAAACAG GCTAGCATTGCAATGGAGACATTGCAGGTATTTGCTCCTTTAGCGAAGTTGCTTGGGATGTATCAAATTAAG TCAGAACTAGAAAATCTGTCATTTATGTACACAAATGCGGAAGACTATGCTAAGGTGAAGAGAAGAGTAGCAGAGCTATACAAAGAACATGAGAAAGAACTTCTGGAG gcaaacaaaatattaatgaagaaaatcCAAGATGATCAATTCTTAGACCTTCTAACTGTTAAAACAGAAGTCCGTGCTGTCTGTAAAGAGCCTTACAG TATCTATAAGGCTGTTCTCAAATCAAAAAGTTCAATCAGTGAGATTAACCAAATTGCACAG CTTCGTATTGTTATTAAACCAAAGCCATGCATTGGGGTTGGGCCTTTATGCAATCCACAACAG ATTTGCTATCATGTTCTGGGGTTGATCCATGGAATCTGGACCCCTATTCCTAGATCT GTGAAGGATTATATTGCAACCCCCAAACCAAATGGCTACCAAAGTCTCCATACGACtgtgattccatttttgtacgAAAGCATGTTTAGGCTAGAAGTCCAG ATTAGAACAGAAGAAATGGATTTGATAGCTGAGAGAGGCATTGCTGCCCATTATAGTGGGAGAGAATTTGTCACTGGCTTGGTTGGAAGTGCTACACCAAGTGGTAAAAGCTCAAGAGGGAAGACAGTTTGTCTTAACAACGCTAACATTGCTCTCAGA ATTGGCTGGCTGAATGCAATTAGAGAGTGGCAAGAAGAGTTTGTTGGTAACATGAGTTCTAGGGAATTTGTGGACACTATTACAAGAGATCTGCTGGGTAGTCGTGTCTTTGTGTTCACACCAAGGGGAGAG ATTAAGAATCTTCCTCAGGGTGCTAGTGTCATTGATTATGCTTATATGATACACACTGAAATAGGAAACAAGATGGTAGCCGCGAAG GTCAATGGAAATCTTGTTTCTCCCACACATGTACTTGCAAATGCAGAAGTTGTGGAGATAATCACATATAAT GCACTTTCCAGCAAATCTGCCTTTCAGAGGCATAAACAGTGGTTGCAACATGCTAAAACACGGAGTGCGAGACACAAAATAATGAAG TTTCTAAGGGAGCAAGCTGCACGCTCTGCTTCTGATATCACTACGGAAGCAGTCAATGACTTCGTTACTGACTCT GGGGATAGTGAATCAGAAGAACGATCAAAAGGTTCCAGTGGTTCCAAATATCCATGGGGTAAAACGTTTGTGAATGGAGAGGAAATATCAACGtcaacaaaaattgagactgtCCTCCAGGGTAAGAATGGAAGTGTTTGGGTCCCCAAGGTCAACGGGAAACATAATAAGCATGTGCAGCGTGAAAGTTTCAACGGAAAAGGGGAGACGTTACTGCAGGGAAACCTTGTTGCAAAGATGATTCAAGTTAACATTCCAAGATATAAGGAGGTCCTGCCAGGTTTAGAAAGTTGGCAAGCCCAGAAAATTGCTTCTTGGCACAATATGGAAGGGCACTCCATCCAGTGGTTATCTGTAGTATGTATAGACCGAAGAG GCATGATGGCTGAGGTCACTACAGTGTTGTCCACTGCTGGCATATCCATATGTTCTTGTGTG GCTGAGATTGATGGAGGAAGGGGAATGGCTGTTATGGTATTTCACGTTGAAggaaatttagaaaatttg GTCAGTGCTTGCTCTAAAGTAGATCTGATATTGGGTGTTTTGGGATGGTCTACCGGTTGCAGCTGGCCGAGCTTAGTGGAAGAACGTGGCGTTCTGGAATGCTAG
- the LOC114165208 gene encoding uncharacterized protein LOC114165208: protein MEAKSSVITNKQARKKLLPTTALCIGGEGGIAGLLVFGGALAIAGFMAVASFANNKQKAKATRDQQTKPQQQLLLDEHECKNEDDHDTTQSLTSLVNNSSIENGDATCYWTSDTSIDQEEKSELKPRSGDEESPTEIVLSDSSPPQSAASSNGSVVADECMVSLFNRPGGQEPEPDEKDEVPEDDLTSSETETETEEEEEEEDEMMSDEVSESGSEDTSKETGTTSLDYKEEQVWPSELVQRAKQKLKGEKNHVCSRTDVDSSDYEEEVTMAHQANLNQNLNLFMDPNNQALTWIFPLLLLALLMLLVLLTYHPHDSFYVLDDESHSVVRRI, encoded by the exons ATGGAGGCCAAAAGCAGCGTCATCACAAACAAGCAAGCAAGGAAGAAACTCCTTCCAACCACTGCCTTATGTATTGGCGGCGAAGGAGGGATTGCGGGTCTTTTAGTATTCGGTGGAGCTCTGGCCATTGCAGGTTTCATGGCAGTTGCTTCTTTCGCCAACAACAAGCAAAAGGCAAAGGCCACCCGTGATCAACAAACTAAACCCCAACAACAATTGCTGTTGGACGAACACGAATGTAAGAATGAAGACGATCATGACACCACCCAGAGTCTCACCTCTCTCGTTAACAACTCATCAATCGAAAATGGAGATGCCACATG CTATTGGACATCCGATACGAGCATCGACCAA GAGGAGAAAAGTGAGCTTAAACCCAGGAGTGGTGATGAGGAGAGCCCAACGGAAATTGTGTTGTCTGACTCTTCGCCCCCACAAAGTGCGGCTTCGTCCAACGGAAGTGTTGTTGCGGATGAATGTATGGTATCATTGTTTAACAGACCCGGTGGCCAAGAACCAGAGCCGGATGAAAAGGATGAAGTACCTGAAGACGATCTAACATCCTCAGAAACAGAAACTGAAActgaggaggaggaggaggaggaggatgaGATGATGTCCGATGAAGTTTCAGAGTCTGGCTCAGAGGATACCTCAAAAGAAACAGGGACCACTTCCCTGGACTACAAGGAGGAACAAGTTTGGCCCTCAGAGCTGGTACAACGTGCAAAGCAAAAGTTGAAGGGAGAGAAGAACCATGTCTGCTCCCGCACTGATGTGGATAGCTCCGACTACGAGGAGGAGGTGACAATGGCACACCAAGCAAATTTGAACCAAAATCTGAACTTATTTATGGATCCGAATAATCAAGCGTTAACCTGGATTTTTCCCTTGCTGTTGCTAGCGCTGCTGATGCTCTTGGTTCTACTCACCTATCACCCACACGACTCATTTTATGTACTAGATGATGAGAGTCATTCGGTAGTCAGGCGAATTTAG